A stretch of DNA from Halobaculum sp. XH14:
CGATTCGGCGGCTTCGCGGGCCACGCGTGCCGACGATGGCACACGACCCGGCGGAACTACCGGCAATAGTTACAGACTGTTCGCCGTGGACGGAACCGTAAACCGTATTACCGGCCCAACGAGAGGTTCGCGCCAACCCGAGTGAACGACCGTGTTAGATGTCACAATGGACGTGGAGCAGTACGACTGCCCGTTCATCGACGCCACGGAGGAGCACGGGGTGGCGTTCTCCGCGGTCCACTGGGAATTCGACACGGCGACCGAGTCGCTCGAGACCCGGATGGTCGTCGAGGGCGAGGACCGGCACGAGCTCGCGTCGGGGCTCACCGAACTCCGGGACCACGAGACGCTGGGCGACTACTCGCTGCTCTCGAAGGCCGACGGCGTCGCCCACATTCGCACGATCATCGACCAGACGGCGGCGATGGAGACGATCCGCGAGGGCGGCGGCTACATCACCGGCCCGTTCTACATCGCCGACGGGAGCGAGATGTGGCACGTCGGCTTCGACGACCGCGGCGAGGCCGACGGGACGCTCTCGCGGCTCGACCGCGACAACGAGTACGAGATCGTCGAGCGGCGCGAGCCCGACATGCCCGAACTCCAGGGGTTCGTCCAGAACGTGGGGGCGGCGATGACGCTCATCGAGGGCTGTCAGGACCTCTCGCCGGTCGAGCGCGAGACGCTGGAGACGGCGGCCTCCGAGGGCTACTTCGAGAGCCCGCGCTCGGCGACGCTGGGGACGCTCGCGGAGCGGTTCGACGTCTCGAAGCCCGCGGTGTCGAAGAATCTCCGGCGAGGCCAGCGGAAGATGCTCGAACGCGTCGTCGAGGCGATGGGCGAACTGGAGTAGCCGGTCGTCCCCCTGGTCTCACGGCTCCCCCGGCCCCGCCGCGTCGTCACCGCGGCTCCTCCGCCAGTTCGATGCCGTCCCGGTACTCCTCGAACGCGTGGTCGAGCTCCCGCTTGATCGCGTCCCGTTCGGCCTCCGACAGCTCCCGGCCCTCCTCGGCGGCCAGGATTCCGCGCGCGAGCAGCTCGTTGCTCATCCGCATCGACGGCCCGGCGAAGTTCGTCGAGAGGTCCTGCCGGTCGCGTGCCATTTGGTTCCAGACGCCGCCCTCGGTGTAGAGGTAGGTGAACGCCAGCGTCCCGGCGCCAATGACGCCGATGAGCGGCCAGGCGTACTCGCCGTGCCCGTACTGCCGAAGCGTCAGCGTGGCCGTCGAGATCCCTGTCAGCCCGAGCATCGCCAGCCGAATCATCCCCGACACGCCGTCCACCCTCGCCAGCCAGCGGGCGGCGAGCCGGACCCACCATCTGTTCGCTGTCATGCGTTCACCGGAGAGAGTTCGCCGCTCGGATAAAAAGGCGCGGGCGACGGGTCGGGGGGCCGACATCGATCTCCCGTGACGGGGACCGCGATCTCCGACGCCGGGCGGACTCGCCGCCGGAGGGCCGAATCCGGCCGTGTTCACATGTTAACCCGGCAGTATTTGGGGTATCCTTTTATAGAACACTCCGTATGAGCCAGCGTATCACACGGCGCCGGGCCATCGCGGCGATCGGCGCGGCGGGCGTCACCGGCCTCGCGGGCTGTTCCGGGGGCGGGGACGGGACCGACACGCCGACCGACGCCAGTGGCGGGAACGACACGGGGACGACGCAGAACGGGACAACAATGGGAGATTCAGGCGGCGCGTCCGGGTCGGTGAAGATCGGGGTTCTCCAGCCGATTTCGGGGGATCTCCAGTACTACGGCCAGCAGTCGGTGTGGGGCTTCTCGTCGGGGCTCGCCTACAAGGCGGGTACGGAGCCGCAGGTCGCCGCCGAGTCCGGGAGCCAGACGGTCACCGTCGGCGACGTCGACTACGAACTGCTCGTCCGCGACAGCGGCTTCTCGGCCGACCAGGCCCAGTCGCTCGCGACGAACCTCGTCACCGACGAGGAGGTCGACATGCTGTTCGGCTGTGCCTCCTCGGGGGCGGCGACGCGGGTGAGCGAGCAGGTCGCCCAGCAGGCCGACGTCCCGTACATGATGGGCCCGGCGGCCTCCGCGGCCGCGACCGCCGAGCAGTCGAGCTGTGGCGACATGATCTTCCGCGCCTCCGAGAACACGGCGATGGACGCCCGCTCGGGCGGGAAGTACGTCGCCCAGGAGTCGGACGTCTCGACGGTGTACCTGTTCGGCGCGGACTACTCGTTCGGCCGCGCGGTCGTGAACAACTACGAGGACGTGCTCACCGAGGAGGGCGTCGAGATCGTCGGCAAGCGCTTCGTCCCGCAGGGGTACAGCGAGTGGGAGGGCCTGCTCGACAACGCCGCCGAGGCGGGCGCCGAGGGCATCGTCACCGGGTTCACGGTCGCCACGCTCCCCAACCTGTTCACGACGTTCCTCAACGGCGACTACGAGTTCCGCGCGTTCGGCGGCATCGCCACCGAGATCACCAACGCGGTCATCGGCGGTCTGCTCCAGAACTCGCTCGGCGAGCCGCTCACCCAGGAGAAGCTCGACGGGCTCGGCATGGGGCCGTTCACGACGCGCTACCACTGGAACCAGTACGACAACGAGATCAACACGACGTTCGTCGAGGGGTACACGAACGCGTACGGCAAAGTGCCGGACCTGTTCAGTTCGGGCACGTTCGCGGCCGCCTCGGCCATCGTGCAGGCCGTCGAGGCGGGCGGCTCCACCGAGGGGGCCGACATCGCCGCGGAGCTCACCGGCATGACGATCGCCGAGACGCCGAAGGGGACGGACGCCTACACGTTCCAGGAGTACAACGGGCAGGCCCGCTCGGAGATGACCGTCGCCAACCTCGTCCCGACCGCCGACGAGTGGAGCGAGTCGTGGGGGTCGGCCGTCCAGCCCGGCGAGCCGACCGCGCGCATCCCCGCCGACCAGACGACCATCCCGGCCGACGCGGACGGGATGAACTGCTCGCTGTAGATGCTGCGGACCCGAGGGCTCACCAGACGGTTCGGCGGTCTCACGGCCGTCGACGACGTGGGCCTGGCGCTCGGGGAGGACGAACTCTGTTCGCTCATCGGTCCCAACGGGGCCGGCAAGACCACCTTCTTCAACCTCCTCACGGGGGCGCTCGACCCCTCGGAGGGAACCGTCGAGCTCCGGACCGGCCGGGCCGGCGGGAACGCTGAATCCGACGACGCCGGCGTCGACGCGGACGGCTGGCGCGACGTCA
This window harbors:
- a CDS encoding helix-turn-helix domain-containing protein, translating into MLDVTMDVEQYDCPFIDATEEHGVAFSAVHWEFDTATESLETRMVVEGEDRHELASGLTELRDHETLGDYSLLSKADGVAHIRTIIDQTAAMETIREGGGYITGPFYIADGSEMWHVGFDDRGEADGTLSRLDRDNEYEIVERREPDMPELQGFVQNVGAAMTLIEGCQDLSPVERETLETAASEGYFESPRSATLGTLAERFDVSKPAVSKNLRRGQRKMLERVVEAMGELE
- a CDS encoding ABC transporter substrate-binding protein; the protein is MSQRITRRRAIAAIGAAGVTGLAGCSGGGDGTDTPTDASGGNDTGTTQNGTTMGDSGGASGSVKIGVLQPISGDLQYYGQQSVWGFSSGLAYKAGTEPQVAAESGSQTVTVGDVDYELLVRDSGFSADQAQSLATNLVTDEEVDMLFGCASSGAATRVSEQVAQQADVPYMMGPAASAAATAEQSSCGDMIFRASENTAMDARSGGKYVAQESDVSTVYLFGADYSFGRAVVNNYEDVLTEEGVEIVGKRFVPQGYSEWEGLLDNAAEAGAEGIVTGFTVATLPNLFTTFLNGDYEFRAFGGIATEITNAVIGGLLQNSLGEPLTQEKLDGLGMGPFTTRYHWNQYDNEINTTFVEGYTNAYGKVPDLFSSGTFAAASAIVQAVEAGGSTEGADIAAELTGMTIAETPKGTDAYTFQEYNGQARSEMTVANLVPTADEWSESWGSAVQPGEPTARIPADQTTIPADADGMNCSL